One genomic segment of Gottschalkia acidurici 9a includes these proteins:
- the ftsH gene encoding ATP-dependent zinc metalloprotease FtsH has product MRKFFRGISFYLLIFILLIFLVTTFSKDMNQPKAIGYTQLIKEIKANNVESITIVEDRTVKGKLKDDTQFSLILPTSSDKFYEDYLKGPIDQNKIKEVAGDKEQETSWFLQFLPNIFLILVFAVIWFVFMQQSQGGGNRVMSFGKSKAKMINDQSKKITFEDVAGLEEEKEELREIVDFLKEPRKYIDLGARIPKGILMVGPPGTGKTYLTRAVAGEAGVPFFSISGSDFVEMFVGVGASRVRDLFEQAKKNAPCIIFIDEIDAVGRKRGAGVGGGHDEREQTLNQLLVEMDGFGENEGIIMIAATNRPDILDPALLRPGRFDRQVYVGVPDIKGREAILRVHTKTKPLEEDVDLKIVAKRTPGFTPADLENLVNEAALLAARENLKEIPMRLVEEASTKVVAGPEKKSKVVSEKERKLTAYHEAGHAVASRLTQGSDPVHMVTIIPRGRAGGFTMNLPEEDRSYMTKTDMEIKLVELLGGRVAEKLVLGDISTGAQNDLERATNIARSMVTHYGMSDALGSMTYGADDDEVFIGRDLARSRNYSEEVAAAIDKEMRSIIDKAYEAVENLLSENLDKLHKVAEALLEKETLDAKEFEEIFTIA; this is encoded by the coding sequence TTGAGGAAATTCTTTAGAGGTATAAGCTTTTATTTGCTTATATTTATACTTTTAATATTTTTAGTAACTACATTTTCTAAAGATATGAATCAGCCTAAAGCTATAGGTTATACACAATTAATAAAAGAAATAAAGGCAAATAATGTAGAGAGCATTACCATTGTAGAAGATCGTACTGTAAAAGGTAAATTAAAAGACGATACACAATTCAGTCTAATATTACCTACAAGTTCAGATAAATTCTATGAAGACTATTTAAAGGGACCTATAGATCAAAATAAGATAAAAGAAGTAGCAGGAGATAAAGAACAAGAAACTTCATGGTTTCTTCAATTCTTACCTAATATATTTTTAATATTAGTATTTGCAGTTATATGGTTTGTGTTTATGCAGCAGTCTCAAGGCGGTGGAAATCGTGTAATGTCATTTGGAAAGAGTAAAGCCAAAATGATTAACGATCAAAGCAAAAAGATTACATTTGAGGATGTTGCAGGACTAGAAGAAGAGAAAGAAGAGTTAAGAGAAATAGTGGACTTCCTTAAAGAACCAAGGAAATATATAGATTTAGGTGCTAGGATACCAAAAGGAATATTAATGGTTGGACCTCCGGGAACTGGTAAGACTTATCTAACTAGAGCAGTTGCAGGAGAGGCAGGAGTACCGTTCTTCAGTATAAGTGGTTCTGACTTTGTTGAGATGTTTGTTGGTGTTGGGGCTTCTCGTGTAAGAGACTTATTTGAGCAAGCTAAGAAAAATGCACCATGTATAATATTTATAGATGAGATAGATGCCGTAGGTAGAAAAAGAGGAGCAGGTGTTGGTGGAGGTCATGATGAGAGAGAACAGACTCTAAATCAACTTTTAGTTGAGATGGATGGGTTTGGTGAGAATGAAGGTATTATCATGATTGCAGCAACAAATAGGCCAGATATACTTGACCCTGCATTATTAAGACCTGGTAGATTTGATAGACAGGTCTATGTTGGAGTACCAGATATAAAAGGTAGAGAAGCTATATTAAGAGTTCATACAAAAACTAAACCACTAGAGGAAGATGTAGACTTAAAAATAGTGGCGAAAAGAACACCAGGATTTACTCCAGCAGATTTAGAGAACTTAGTAAATGAAGCAGCTTTACTAGCTGCTAGAGAAAACTTAAAAGAAATACCAATGAGATTGGTTGAAGAGGCTTCTACTAAAGTAGTAGCTGGACCTGAGAAGAAAAGTAAGGTAGTAAGTGAAAAGGAAAGAAAGCTTACAGCTTATCATGAGGCAGGGCATGCAGTAGCCTCAAGATTAACTCAAGGATCAGATCCAGTTCATATGGTAACTATAATACCAAGAGGTAGAGCTGGTGGGTTTACTATGAATCTACCTGAAGAAGATAGAAGCTATATGACTAAAACAGATATGGAAATTAAGTTAGTAGAACTATTAGGTGGAAGAGTAGCAGAGAAATTAGTTCTAGGAGATATAAGTACAGGAGCACAAAATGATCTAGAAAGAGCTACAAATATAGCTAGAAGTATGGTAACACACTATGGAATGAGTGATGCATTAGGATCTATGACTTATGGTGCAGATGATGATGAGGTATTCATAGGAAGAGATCTAGCTAGAAGTAGAAACTATAGTGAAGAAGTTGCAGCGGCTATAGATAAAGAAATGAGATCAATAATAGATAAAGCATATGAAGCTGTAGAGAATTTACTAAGCGAAAACTTAGATAAACTTCATAAAGTAGCAGAAGCATTATTAGAAAAAGAGACATTAGATGCTAAAGAATTTGAAGAAATATTCACAATAGCATAA
- the hpt gene encoding hypoxanthine phosphoribosyltransferase: protein MKEDIKQVLITKEEIQDKVKELGRQISQDYKGKNLVLIGVLKGAFVFLADLIRNIDIPVKVDFMAVSSYGTSTTSSGVVRILKDLDSTIEGKDILVVEDIIDTGLTLSYLIGNLKSRGANSVGVCALLDKPERRKVDVKMNYKGFDIPDEFIVGYGLDYSESYRNLDEIYILKEEAYK from the coding sequence ATGAAAGAAGACATTAAACAAGTACTTATAACAAAAGAAGAAATACAAGACAAAGTAAAAGAATTAGGAAGACAAATATCACAAGATTATAAAGGAAAGAACTTAGTTTTAATAGGAGTTCTAAAAGGTGCATTTGTATTTTTAGCAGATTTAATTAGAAATATAGATATACCAGTAAAAGTGGACTTCATGGCAGTATCTAGTTATGGTACTTCTACAACATCTTCTGGAGTAGTAAGGATATTAAAGGATTTAGACTCTACGATAGAGGGAAAAGATATTTTAGTAGTAGAAGATATTATAGATACGGGACTTACTCTTAGTTATCTAATAGGAAACTTAAAGTCTAGAGGAGCTAATAGTGTAGGAGTATGTGCACTTTTAGATAAGCCTGAGAGAAGAAAAGTTGATGTTAAAATGAATTATAAAGGATTTGATATTCCGGATGAATTTATAGTAGGATATGGATTAGATTATAGTGAAAGTTATAGAAATTTAGATGAGATATATATATTGAAAGAAGAAGCATATAAATAA
- a CDS encoding type III pantothenate kinase, with amino-acid sequence MILVCDVGNTNIVLGVYKGKKILKAWRISTDRNKTSDEYGVLIKQLFEYENLNMSEIESIVISSVVPTIMYALETMSSRYFKKDPIIIGPGVKTGINIKYDNPKEVGADRIVNAVAAYEKFGGPIIIVDFGTATTFCSISEKGDYIGGVISPGIVISSEALFQKASKLPRVELAKPKKVLNKNTINSMQSGIIYGYVGLVDYIVDKMEEELGVKSKEVIATGGLASIIASESKKITKIEKMLTLDGLRIIYEKNK; translated from the coding sequence ATGATACTAGTATGTGATGTAGGAAATACTAATATAGTCTTAGGAGTATATAAAGGAAAAAAAATATTAAAAGCATGGAGAATATCTACTGATAGAAACAAAACCTCAGATGAGTACGGAGTGTTAATAAAACAGTTATTCGAATATGAAAACTTAAATATGAGTGAAATAGAAAGTATAGTAATATCTTCAGTAGTTCCTACCATAATGTATGCACTAGAAACTATGAGCTCAAGATATTTCAAAAAAGATCCAATAATAATAGGGCCAGGTGTAAAGACTGGTATAAATATAAAATATGATAATCCTAAAGAAGTTGGGGCAGATAGAATAGTAAATGCAGTTGCAGCATATGAAAAGTTTGGAGGACCTATTATTATAGTAGACTTTGGAACTGCTACTACATTTTGCAGTATATCTGAAAAGGGAGATTATATAGGTGGAGTTATATCTCCAGGAATAGTAATATCTAGTGAGGCATTGTTTCAAAAAGCTTCTAAGCTTCCAAGGGTGGAACTAGCTAAACCAAAAAAAGTATTAAATAAAAATACGATAAATAGTATGCAATCAGGCATAATATATGGTTATGTTGGACTAGTAGACTATATAGTAGATAAAATGGAAGAAGAACTTGGAGTGAAATCTAAGGAAGTCATAGCTACTGGTGGATTAGCATCTATAATAGCAAGTGAATCGAAAAAAATAACTAAAATAGAAAAAATGTTGACTCTTGACGGACTTAGAATAATATATGAGAAAAATAAGTAA
- the tilS gene encoding tRNA lysidine(34) synthetase TilS, with the protein MREIVKNTIINHRLLDKDDNIVIGVSGGHDSMTLLYVLESLKAELNFSIHVAHINHGVRGSESDGDEDYVKNICKNLNVPFYSHKTNMDEYAKKHKLTSEEAGREIRYSFFRKSIKKLGGGKIAVAHNKNDQAETLIMRFIRGTGIDGLRGMEYKNGDIIRPLLDIDRIYIEKYCDDNGIIPRIDKTNFQPIYGRNKVRLELIPYIQKTFNKGIIDTLSRTSTIMKNDSDFLQEYTEDRYREILEKEDKSKIHLNIEKLHSLHQSIKTRVIRYAIERIHGSIKGLEEKHIKDILNLVSSKITGKKINIINNIVVKISYNNLIIEKSEKVEDIRYNYKLDVNSTINILELGSSIKSKVTSVSSIKIDENNDFIKYFDYDKVKDNLYIRNRIDGDKFRPIGMKGNKKLKDFFIDEKVPRDYRNTIPLVVDEEDILWIVGLRISENYKITSNTKNILVLEYIQ; encoded by the coding sequence ATGAGGGAAATAGTAAAGAATACAATAATTAATCATAGACTATTAGATAAAGATGATAATATTGTCATAGGAGTGTCTGGAGGACACGACTCTATGACACTTTTATATGTGCTAGAAAGCTTAAAGGCTGAATTAAATTTTAGTATACATGTAGCTCATATAAATCATGGTGTAAGAGGATCAGAATCAGACGGCGACGAGGACTATGTAAAGAATATCTGTAAAAATCTAAATGTTCCATTTTATTCTCACAAAACTAATATGGATGAATATGCTAAGAAGCATAAACTTACTAGTGAAGAAGCAGGTAGAGAAATAAGATACTCTTTTTTTAGAAAAAGTATTAAAAAATTGGGTGGAGGAAAAATAGCAGTTGCTCATAATAAAAATGATCAAGCAGAAACTCTTATTATGAGATTCATAAGAGGTACAGGTATAGATGGGTTAAGAGGTATGGAGTATAAAAATGGAGATATAATAAGACCACTACTCGACATAGATAGAATTTATATAGAAAAATATTGTGATGATAACGGAATTATCCCTAGAATAGATAAAACTAACTTTCAACCGATATATGGAAGAAATAAAGTGAGATTAGAGCTAATCCCCTATATACAAAAGACATTTAACAAAGGTATTATAGATACACTTTCTAGAACTTCTACGATAATGAAAAATGATAGTGATTTCTTGCAAGAGTATACTGAAGATAGATATAGGGAAATATTAGAAAAAGAAGATAAGTCTAAGATACACTTAAATATAGAAAAACTTCACTCATTACATCAATCTATAAAAACTAGAGTTATAAGATATGCAATCGAAAGGATTCATGGCAGTATAAAAGGTTTAGAAGAAAAACATATTAAAGATATACTAAATTTAGTTAGTTCTAAAATTACAGGAAAGAAAATAAACATTATTAACAATATAGTAGTTAAAATAAGTTATAATAATTTAATTATAGAAAAAAGTGAAAAAGTTGAGGATATAAGATATAATTATAAATTAGATGTGAATAGTACTATAAATATATTAGAATTGGGTAGTAGTATAAAATCTAAAGTGACTTCTGTCTCTAGCATAAAAATAGATGAAAATAATGACTTCATAAAGTACTTTGACTATGATAAAGTTAAGGATAATCTTTATATAAGAAATAGGATAGATGGAGATAAGTTTAGACCTATAGGAATGAAAGGAAACAAGAAACTGAAGGATTTTTTTATAGATGAAAAAGTACCAAGAGACTATAGAAATACGATACCTTTGGTAGTTGATGAAGAAGATATACTATGGATAGTAGGATTAAGAATTAGTGAAAACTATAAAATTACCTCTAACACTAAAAATATATTAGTTTTAGAATACATCCAGTAA
- a CDS encoding biotin--[acetyl-CoA-carboxylase] ligase: MREKILKVLKEKRGEFVSGQDLSNKLNVSRTAIWKYINILKEEGYSIESITRKGHRLLSSPDVLSEEEVKEYLKTKYIGRNILYYDSIDSTNNEAKNIASKGNEEGTVVIAEEQIQGRGRLGKNWTSPKGKGIWMSIVVRPDIEPMDASKITQITAASVYRAMKEMEIEVSIKWPNDIILNGKKVCGILTEMSGEMMKINYLVIGIGVNVNIEDDEFPDEVKEKATSLKRELGKTINRKALVGKILNNFEYFYEEMTIKNNIEEAINICREKSILIGKKVRVIQKNQELERVAVGLTDDGELLVKDEDGNITKLISGEVSVRGEKGYV, translated from the coding sequence ATGAGAGAAAAGATACTAAAAGTCTTAAAAGAAAAGAGAGGAGAATTTGTATCTGGACAAGATCTAAGTAATAAATTAAATGTAAGTCGAACGGCTATATGGAAGTATATAAATATATTAAAAGAAGAAGGATATAGTATAGAGTCAATAACTAGAAAAGGACATAGACTATTATCTAGCCCAGATGTATTAAGTGAAGAAGAGGTAAAAGAATATTTAAAAACTAAATATATAGGTAGAAATATTTTATATTATGACAGTATAGATTCTACTAACAATGAAGCCAAAAATATAGCTTCTAAAGGAAATGAAGAAGGAACAGTAGTAATAGCAGAAGAGCAGATACAGGGAAGAGGTAGACTAGGTAAAAATTGGACATCCCCAAAAGGAAAGGGCATATGGATGAGTATCGTAGTAAGACCGGATATAGAACCTATGGATGCATCTAAAATTACTCAGATAACAGCTGCATCAGTTTATAGAGCAATGAAAGAGATGGAAATAGAAGTAAGTATAAAATGGCCTAATGATATCATACTTAATGGCAAAAAAGTATGCGGAATACTTACTGAAATGAGCGGAGAAATGATGAAAATAAATTATCTAGTTATCGGAATAGGAGTAAATGTAAACATAGAAGATGATGAGTTTCCAGATGAAGTTAAGGAAAAAGCAACATCACTAAAAAGAGAATTAGGAAAAACGATTAATAGAAAAGCATTAGTTGGAAAGATTTTAAATAACTTTGAATATTTCTATGAAGAAATGACTATAAAAAATAATATTGAAGAAGCTATAAACATATGTAGAGAGAAATCTATCCTTATAGGAAAAAAAGTTCGCGTAATACAAAAAAATCAAGAATTAGAAAGGGTAGCAGTGGGACTAACAGATGACGGAGAACTTTTAGTAAAGGATGAAGATGGAAACATAACTAAGTTAATATCAGGTGAAGTGTCAGTAAGAGGTGAAAAAGGATATGTATAG
- the lysS gene encoding lysine--tRNA ligase, with protein sequence MINEENNLNEMLILRRQKLKELREQGKDPFVNEKYNVTHKSQDIKDNYDELEEKEVSIAGRIMSKRGQGKVSFSDMQDSQGRIQLFVKMDNIGTESYDLFKTYDIGDIVGVVGTVFKTKTGEVSVRVKEITLLTKSLQILPEKFHGLKDPDLRYRQRYVDLIVNPEVKETFIKRNKIIKSIRSFLDDRGYLEVETPILTTIAGGAAAKPFLTHHNTLDIDMQLRIANELYLKRLIVGGFDKVYEMGKMFRNEGISIKHNPEFTNIELYSAYEDYEDMMDITENIIAYCAEELYGTTLINYQGKEIDFKVPWKRVSMHDLVKEKTNVDFYSIESDEEARKIAKEQLKLEVTNNMTRGHLVNLAFEEFCESDLVQPTFVLHHPVEVSPLAKRNPDNPMITNRFEAFANGWELANAFSELNDPIDQKGRFEEQLKQREAGDEEAHPMDEDFINALEVGLPPTGGLGIGVDRMIMILTNSASIRDIILFPTMKPINK encoded by the coding sequence ATGATAAACGAAGAAAATAATCTTAATGAAATGCTCATTTTAAGAAGACAAAAACTAAAAGAGTTAAGAGAGCAAGGCAAAGATCCTTTTGTAAATGAAAAATATAATGTAACACATAAAAGTCAGGATATAAAAGACAACTATGATGAACTAGAAGAAAAAGAAGTGTCAATAGCTGGTAGAATAATGTCTAAAAGAGGTCAGGGGAAAGTTAGCTTTTCAGACATGCAAGATTCTCAAGGTAGAATACAATTATTTGTGAAAATGGACAATATAGGAACTGAGAGCTATGATCTATTCAAAACTTATGATATAGGAGATATAGTTGGAGTTGTAGGTACTGTATTTAAAACGAAAACAGGAGAAGTTTCAGTAAGGGTAAAAGAGATAACACTACTGACTAAATCTCTTCAAATATTACCTGAAAAATTTCATGGACTAAAAGATCCAGACTTAAGATATAGACAAAGATATGTGGATCTTATAGTAAATCCAGAAGTAAAAGAGACATTTATAAAAAGAAATAAGATAATTAAATCAATAAGAAGTTTCTTAGATGATAGAGGATACTTAGAAGTAGAAACACCTATACTTACTACAATTGCAGGTGGTGCAGCTGCAAAACCTTTCCTTACTCACCACAATACTTTAGATATAGATATGCAGCTAAGGATAGCAAATGAACTTTATCTAAAAAGACTTATAGTTGGAGGCTTTGATAAAGTTTATGAAATGGGTAAAATGTTTAGAAATGAAGGAATATCTATTAAACATAATCCTGAGTTTACGAATATTGAACTTTATTCAGCATATGAAGATTATGAAGATATGATGGATATAACTGAAAATATAATAGCTTATTGTGCAGAAGAACTATATGGTACTACTTTAATAAACTATCAAGGAAAAGAAATAGACTTTAAAGTACCTTGGAAAAGAGTATCTATGCATGACTTAGTTAAGGAAAAAACTAATGTAGACTTCTATTCAATTGAAAGCGATGAAGAAGCTAGAAAAATCGCAAAAGAACAATTAAAACTAGAAGTTACAAATAATATGACAAGAGGACATCTTGTAAACTTAGCATTTGAAGAGTTTTGTGAGAGCGATCTAGTACAGCCAACATTTGTACTTCATCATCCTGTAGAAGTTTCACCTCTTGCTAAGAGAAATCCAGATAATCCAATGATAACGAATAGATTTGAAGCATTTGCAAATGGATGGGAGCTTGCTAATGCATTCTCAGAGCTTAATGATCCTATAGATCAAAAAGGAAGATTTGAAGAACAACTTAAGCAAAGAGAAGCAGGAGACGAAGAGGCACATCCTATGGAT
- the dusB gene encoding tRNA dihydrouridine synthase DusB: MKIANIEVDNNVFLAPMAGVTDLAFRLMCKEMNVGLLYTEMVSSKALFFEDQKTHEIMKIDQREKPVALQIFGSDPKVMARITEEKLNKIDDFIIVDINMGCPAPKIVKNGDGSALMNNPDLVKEIVREVVKVSNKPVTVKIRKGWDENHQNAVEIARIIEDAGASGITVHGRTREQYYSGLADWKMIRRVKESVSIPVTGNGDIFEPEDALRMMKETNCDAVMIGRGARGNPWIFKRTVHLLKTGELLPPPTDREKIESSLKHLNLLFELKPERVAIREMRKHIAWYIKGIRGSAEMRNRINSIEDRTELEDILYRYMESL; encoded by the coding sequence ATGAAAATTGCTAATATAGAAGTTGATAATAATGTATTTTTAGCTCCTATGGCTGGAGTTACTGACCTTGCATTTAGACTTATGTGCAAGGAAATGAACGTAGGACTTTTATATACAGAAATGGTAAGTAGTAAGGCGCTTTTTTTTGAAGATCAAAAAACACATGAGATAATGAAGATAGATCAGAGAGAAAAACCTGTGGCTCTACAAATATTTGGGTCGGATCCTAAAGTCATGGCAAGAATTACAGAGGAAAAATTAAATAAAATAGATGATTTTATAATAGTAGATATAAATATGGGTTGTCCAGCACCTAAGATAGTAAAAAACGGTGATGGAAGTGCATTAATGAATAATCCAGACTTAGTAAAAGAAATAGTAAGAGAAGTAGTGAAAGTGTCAAATAAGCCAGTGACAGTAAAGATAAGAAAAGGATGGGATGAAAATCATCAAAATGCTGTAGAAATAGCTAGAATAATAGAAGATGCAGGAGCATCAGGAATAACTGTACATGGAAGAACTAGAGAACAGTACTACTCTGGGTTAGCAGATTGGAAAATGATAAGAAGAGTAAAAGAAAGTGTATCTATACCAGTGACAGGAAATGGGGATATATTTGAGCCTGAGGATGCGCTAAGAATGATGAAAGAAACAAATTGTGATGCCGTAATGATTGGAAGAGGCGCAAGAGGGAATCCATGGATATTTAAAAGAACAGTGCATTTGTTAAAAACAGGAGAGCTATTACCACCACCTACAGATAGAGAAAAGATAGAGTCTAGTTTAAAACATTTAAATCTACTCTTTGAGTTAAAACCAGAGAGAGTGGCTATAAGGGAAATGAGAAAACACATAGCTTGGTATATAAAAGGAATAAGGGGTTCAGCTGAGATGAGAAATAGAATAAATAGTATAGAAGATAGAACTGAGCTCGAAGATATCCTTTATAGATATATGGAAAGCTTATAG
- a CDS encoding protein kinase domain-containing protein, translating to MFYVGETIKGKWNNNEYLILEKLGQGGIGYVYKVRDKLGNVKGLKISDDINSITREFENMKKCKTIGIVPSVYEIDDYKRYRKTFHFFIMDYIYGYNLKQIMTKTNINLKDILGICIIILKNLKKIYELGYIYSDIKLENIMIDKNNRKIYLVDFGGLIDKEFGIKEYTPTYSIASWGIKLKHDYSTSMIFSVNMLMTSMILRKEFSPMIESIKDIVENLNKLSLDSKFKRIIINGLYGRLNDTDEYILKLKQLVYNKDKLNAKTSIDFIDIFFKGSIFLFGIVLIICAKNL from the coding sequence ATGTTTTATGTAGGAGAAACTATAAAAGGCAAGTGGAATAATAATGAATATTTAATACTAGAAAAGCTAGGTCAGGGTGGTATTGGCTACGTATATAAAGTTAGAGATAAGTTAGGAAATGTAAAAGGTTTAAAAATAAGTGACGATATAAACTCTATAACTAGAGAATTTGAAAACATGAAAAAATGTAAGACTATAGGTATAGTACCTAGTGTATATGAAATAGATGATTATAAAAGATATAGGAAGACATTTCATTTTTTTATTATGGATTATATTTATGGATATAATTTAAAGCAAATTATGACTAAAACAAATATAAATTTGAAAGATATTTTAGGAATATGTATTATAATTCTAAAAAACTTGAAAAAGATTTATGAACTAGGGTATATTTATAGTGATATAAAGTTAGAAAATATTATGATAGATAAAAATAATAGGAAAATATACTTAGTAGACTTTGGAGGTTTAATAGATAAAGAGTTTGGAATAAAAGAATATACTCCAACATATAGCATTGCATCTTGGGGGATAAAATTAAAACACGATTATAGTACAAGCATGATTTTTAGTGTTAATATGCTAATGACTTCTATGATCTTGAGAAAAGAGTTTTCTCCTATGATCGAGAGTATAAAAGACATTGTAGAAAATTTAAATAAACTCTCTTTGGATAGTAAATTTAAAAGAATAATAATAAATGGACTTTATGGTAGACTTAATGACACAGATGAATATATACTGAAATTAAAACAACTAGTTTACAATAAAGATAAACTAAATGCTAAAACGAGTATAGACTTTATAGATATATTTTTTAAAGGAAGTATTTTTCTATTTGGGATTGTCTTAATAATATGCGCGAAAAATTTATAA
- a CDS encoding ECF transporter S component translates to MSKKSLISVRKLTIIGILGGISAILGMTPIGLIPVGPTNATIMHIPVIIGAIIEGPFVGAMVGLIFGIFSIIRAITAPTVISPVLYNPIVSVLPRVLIGITSYYTYILIKKVGKKPSIILLSIVWISSIIYLINSLVTQIGQYSLGNTSIWSIILSAILVICTVIIGAYSFKKAKEQSLEIIISAMVGTLTNTIGVLGSIYLLYGKWYVEKLGKDTEAVGKVILGIGLANGIPEMIIAILIVTSVVVGIRKRF, encoded by the coding sequence ATGAGTAAAAAGAGTTTAATTTCGGTAAGAAAGTTAACGATTATAGGTATTTTAGGAGGAATATCAGCCATTCTAGGGATGACACCCATAGGACTTATTCCAGTAGGACCAACGAATGCTACAATAATGCATATACCAGTAATAATAGGAGCTATAATAGAAGGACCATTTGTAGGAGCCATGGTTGGACTTATATTTGGGATATTTAGTATTATAAGGGCTATCACAGCACCAACAGTTATTTCACCAGTGCTATATAATCCAATAGTATCAGTATTACCAAGAGTTCTTATAGGTATTACTTCTTACTACACATATATACTTATAAAGAAAGTAGGAAAGAAACCATCTATTATTTTACTATCAATAGTATGGATTTCTTCTATAATATACTTAATAAATAGTTTAGTCACTCAAATAGGCCAATATAGTTTAGGAAATACAAGTATTTGGAGTATAATTTTAAGTGCAATTTTAGTTATATGTACTGTTATAATTGGAGCTTATTCATTTAAGAAAGCTAAAGAGCAGTCGTTAGAAATAATCATATCTGCTATGGTAGGAACTCTAACTAATACTATAGGAGTATTAGGATCTATATATCTTCTTTATGGAAAATGGTATGTAGAAAAGCTGGGTAAAGACACAGAAGCTGTAGGAAAAGTAATACTAGGAATAGGACTTGCAAATGGAATTCCAGAAATGATAATAGCTATACTTATAGTTACAAGTGTAGTAGTAGGGATTAGAAAGCGATTTTAA
- the greA gene encoding transcription elongation factor GreA, translating into MIEREIFLTAEGLEKIENELDELKTVRRREVAERIKQALAFGDISENSEYDEAKNEQAQMEERIAKLESMLRNAIVIEDDDISVESVSVGSKVTLKDIEFDEEVEYTIVGSAEADPYEGKISNESPVGSALIGGEVGDIVDVQVPDGIVKFEIISIGR; encoded by the coding sequence ATGATCGAAAGAGAGATTTTTTTAACTGCTGAAGGATTAGAAAAGATAGAAAATGAACTTGACGAACTCAAGACCGTAAGAAGAAGAGAAGTTGCGGAGCGAATAAAGCAAGCATTAGCTTTTGGAGATATAAGTGAAAACTCAGAATATGATGAGGCTAAAAACGAACAAGCTCAGATGGAAGAAAGAATTGCAAAATTAGAATCTATGCTTAGAAACGCTATAGTTATTGAAGATGATGATATATCTGTAGAATCTGTAAGTGTAGGATCTAAAGTAACTTTAAAAGATATTGAATTTGATGAAGAAGTAGAATATACAATAGTAGGATCAGCAGAAGCAGATCCATATGAGGGAAAAATATCTAATGAATCTCCTGTTGGAAGTGCTCTAATAGGTGGAGAAGTTGGAGACATTGTAGACGTGCAAGTTCCTGATGGAATTGTTAAATTTGAGATCATTTCCATAGGGAGATAA